A genome region from Mercenaria mercenaria strain notata chromosome 11, MADL_Memer_1, whole genome shotgun sequence includes the following:
- the LOC128546726 gene encoding recQ-like DNA helicase Blm, whose protein sequence is MPPPTSRGSTNHSKARQGTTSVYVSYEIAGQTTQSVKRSSPVNNLLYLFQDERYCMALTAYNRQHKKDIKELKPLQQKALDALVGGADCICCLPTGFGKSLVYEMLPFVDPNSLVVVVVPLNAIIAQQIQKLGSMAICLSKGKDLPTNHIADGTVRYIFTHPEDILNNRKITDFFRQDNVKRLNIYLVIDEAHCILDWGEDFRPDYRQLCQLRAIFSCRVLALSATVTSVGQKQIMKNLLMENCKTVITCPTKENIEFIVLKRPSATARGNCSTTPYDYIFEPFLKELKHMGASFPITVIYCKLIQWIGYARDPDNLL, encoded by the exons ATGCCTCCTCCAACATCCAGGGGATCAACCAATCACAGCAAAGCAAGGCAAGGGACAACAAGTGTATATGTGTCATATGAAATTGCAGGACAAACTACTCAGAGCGTGAAAAGATCCAGCC CTGTTAATAATTTACTGTACCTGTTTCAGGATGAGAGGTACTGTATGGCACTGACGGCCTACAATCGTCaacataaaaaagatataaaagaacTTAAACCCCTTCAACAAAAAGCCTTAGATGCTCTGGTGGGTGGAGCTGATTGTATCTGCTGCTTACCAACTGGGTTTGGAAAATCTCTGGTTTATGAAATGTTACCTTTTGTAGACCCAAATTCactggttgttgttgttgtgccTCTCAATGCAATAATTGCACAACAAATTCAAAAGCTTGGTAGTATGGCTATTTGTTTATCAAAAGGGAAGGATTTACCAACAAATCACATTGCTGATGGCACGGTAAGATATATATTCACCCATCCAGAGGATATTCTAAATAATCGAAAAATTACAGATTTCTTCAGACAGGATAATGTAAAAAGACTCAACATATATCTAGTGATTGACGAAGCACACTGTATATTAGACTGGGGGGAGGATTTCCGACCTGATTATAGACAGCTTTGTCAGTTAAGGGCCATATTTTCTTGTAGAGTTTTGGCACTGTCAGCCACAGTAACAAGTGTTGGGCAAAAACAAATCATGAAGAATCTTTTAATGGAGAACTGTAAAACTGTTATAACATGtccaacaaaagaaaatatagagTTTATAGTGCTTAAGCGACCAAGTGCCACTGCAAGAGGGAATTGTTCCACCACCCCTTATGACTATATATTTGAACCATTTTTGAAAGAGCTTAAACATATGGGAGCTAGCTTTCCCATCACAGTAATCTACTGCAAATTAATACAATGGATTGGCTACGCACGGGATCCAGACAATTTGCTATAG